Below is a genomic region from Thunnus thynnus chromosome 22, fThuThy2.1, whole genome shotgun sequence.
GTGGGGTCTCTGATACCTGGCCCCGCCTCCTGCAGTAGAGAGAcatgacagagaagaagaagagagaggtgtgacttattattttcatttagtgAGCATGGTCGTATAACTGGAggggtttttgtgtgtgtgtttcctctgtaCCTGGCATGTGCAGATGTATTTTCCCAGACTGTCCTCGCTGACGGTCACCTCCAGGTCAGAGTGGTGCTGCCTGGTGTGTCTGTGGGGAGGATGCTCCCAGCTACAGGGCCTGGGAGACAGCTGGACGCATGGCAACAAGAGGCGCAGACCTTTGGAAACTCGCAGCTCCCTGATGGATGGGGAGCAACGCCCTGGAGGAAAGAAGGAGCAGAGAGGTTTAATGTGACTAAGAGAGAGATGTTTCAGGTAAATATGCAACAGGTAGAAAAGGAATAATTATTCCTGTTTGAAAGCAATGAAGAACTTGACAGTTAGATTATCTTTGATCCCACATTCAAGTaggtataaaaaaaattcaaaaagggAAACCCTTACCCTCCACTGCATCACATCTTCTTAAGGCATCGTCCACCATATCACCTGGGCCAggcctggacacacacacaatatatataataaatatacatacaatataatatcTACAATATAATACACAAAGGCTGCAAAGATAATTTATGgtttattctctctttttgtgttgttggtTAAACTAAGTAATTTTGACTCATTTCTCTGATTCTAAcctttgattgatttttgttgTCATGTATTGCCATTTTATGGAGTAAATGATaaatttatgaataaaaacaaattcactAATTAATTTACTAATCTAGAATGTTACAATGTGACAGTCGGCTATTGCTGAATGTAAAGGAAACAAATGTGTGCTTCCTAACTTGCtctatttctacatttcttaCACACTACATtactaaaatgttttcaactaATCTGAAAAGTGTGCTTAGGTGTAAGCATTTTTACAGATttgaaacaaaatacacaaagagaattaatgaataaaaaaaggtcagtttttacacaaaacaaaaccatttcCTGTCTTTGCGTTTCACTTTTGGGTGCTTTCAATTTCTCTGCAATGCTAACGTAGTACTCACTCTGCCATTGTGAACCGGCAGGCTTTTTCCTTTGTGCTCCACACGCAGCCCAGTTCTCTGGCTCTGGCGCACACCTCACAGCTGGGATACAGACCGCAACCTTCAGCCTGGACACGAGCCAGAGACAGAGGGCTGCCCACCAGAGTCCAGCCCTGGAAACAAAGGGAACCATTACAAAATCACTGAGCACTAAAACTGATGTTTCCAGGCACTGCAGATTAATATATGCATGTCTATGAGTGCGCATGTAGTGCTGTGCAGATCATTCACCTGGTGCAGTAATATATTGTTGACAGGCTCCTGTGAGGTGAACAGAGGAATCTCCTGCAGTAAGGTGGCGTTCTGTCCCACTACTGCCACGCGGTGGAGCTCCCCACGGTCTGCAacacaaagtaaacaacaaATCTCATCTTTTGTTACCACTTACCactatttatttttgatttatttacaactttaagttacatttatttcatattaaacacactgcaaaaacttttacaaaaaaaaaactcatacaATTGTCATAATTTCCGCACAAATCCCCCATAAATACTCCCCAGCAAATGATCTAttggttcttttttttcaaatcaactTACAAGTCAAATGATGtatttgaaatgatgaaataaacagtttttaGTATTCATGTCAGTGTAACTTTCACAACTTTCATGTCCATCACCTGTTCCGAGGTGCAGCACTGCTCCTCTTCGCTCTTCTCTGCCGCCCATCTGTGTTACAGCCAGCTTGGTGTATCTGATCCCCTTCCGCACCAGCAGGGGCGCTGCAGTAACACTGTTCTCCATCAGAGGGTGATCCCTCACGAACGTCAACACCTTGTCAGGGAGTTTCAGGGAAGATTCAAACCCTTCAGCCTTCAAAGCGTTGTTCAGACACTAATAAAATgtagagagaaggagaaaattAGTAATTTACATTAATATAATGCAATAAAAGACATTGTAAAAAGCAGACATATTGATAGTAGAGGCATGCAGTTGTATCATGGTTGTACGGTTTTAGTACCTGGCCAGGTCTTGGTGTGGGGACAGGTTCAGGGTTGATCCAGTTCTCGCAAGTCTTCTTCAGCTCTTTAAAGGAACCATCCATCACTTTGCTGAtgtcagacagactgaaaacgCAAACTGCTGATAATTCCTCATTCTCCCTATAAgagacacacaggcacaaagaaagaaaggtcAACATTTAGCCATGGTGATGTAACTTTTGGAGGCAAAAAGTTTATGGACGTGTTAGTGTGTTCCTCAGCTCACCACTGGGAGGTGAAAAGCCCATAGAAGTGCGTGCTGCTGGGGTCTCCTGGTGTGTGTTGCGTAGTGAAAACGTCAGTCAGGATGTTGTAACGCTGACCGCTGGGTTTGTCCTCACACACCAGCTGGGCCTTGAGAAAGGTGGTCCAACGCCGCTGCAGAGTCTTCATCCCTCCCACGTCCGACTGAAAGAAAGACGAGCCAAAATTCACACAAggcaatcaatcagtcaatcaatcaatgaatcaacCAAGATATTAGCTTACCTTGCAGACTCGTGCCACCCTGGGCACTTTGACTTTGGTATATAGGTCGTATTCTTTGGCCACCTCAGTGAAGAAGAAGTAAATCTTGTCATCATCTCCTGTTGGGTTGCTGTCTGGAGTCTCCTCTATGAAGGCTGAGCTCACAAACTCTGGGTctgtgaaacacacaaacacaaacacacacacacaaacatagccATTAACTCACTTGTTCCTGTGTGAATGTATGATAaatgtaagtgtgtttgtgtgtgtggacatgtcAACATGTGTGAATGTGGGGGTTGACAAGTGTcagtgtctgagtgtgtgtgtgtgtgtgtgtgtgtgcagacgtGTATGTCTCACCACTGAGCCAGTTGATGGATCGCTCAGTTCGGATGCGCTCCTGCTCAGGGCCCGTTGCCCGGGAGATGTCAAAGAGCGTTCCCAGGAAGTTGCTTGTGGCTGCTGTGTATAGAATACCACCTACAaaggaaacaagagagaaagaagtgagttttatttaaatactgcacattgaaatacaataaaagcctttaaaatgatatattagATTGTGACGATATGCtgatcaacaaacaaacaagtcatcAGTTGTGCAGTGGTACTGACTCACCTGCCATGACAGCCGTGTAGTGCTGACTGGGCTCAAAGGGACACTTCCCCTTCCCTGTCTCCATCTTCACCCCATTATCCTCAGCTTTCTCCAGAGTGAAGGTGGAGCGCTCCTGCAGGATGacaggaaaagagagggaaagattaGAACAACAAAGACAAGAATTATATGCCAAATAAATGATGGCAATTATGTAGattattcatttttctctgCAGTCTTGTTTCAATTTGATCTCTTCAGGTTGCATTTCAGTTAGCTGTGCTGCTTCTAATGTAACTATAATTGACTCTGGTTATGCTCTTTGTACTAAAAGCTTTAGGTACTTAAGCACTCAAAGTACCTGCTGGAAAATGTCATTTGcaacaaaacatctaaaagctTTTGTTGGTTGACTGACACCAATTTTCTAATAATTACTGAGGAAAAGCGCGATTTAAAAGACTTGAATGTTACGAATGAATGTTGGaacttaaatgtgaataatttgTTGGCAGTGGGAGGATAAcgcagaatgtgtgtgtgtgtgtgtgtgtgtgtgtgtgtgtgtgtgtgtgtgtgtgtttgtgtgtgtgctccccTGCCTGTCCCTTAGGTAAAGGGCCTGTGTGGGATCTTGACACAGAGATTCATTTGCAGCTCTTACTACAGgtgcaaacacatttaaataagcAGAAATATAAGACGTGAGCAGGGACAAACatgcacaccaacacacactagTATGGAACCACAGTAtgttgtagttgtgtgtgtgtttgtgtgtgtgcactgtgtggCGGATGTTAAGGTTTAACTCACAAATAAattcacacatgcaaacacagaccGACAAGAGGACAGACTAGATACAAACAGACTAACCAGGAAGGCACACTGGGGGTCAAAGGCATAGGTGCCACACACGTAGATCCGTCCATCCCCTAGGAACTCCAGCAGGCGGATGTAGTTGTTGCAGTCCACCTGCAGGGGAGGACAaacatccaaaaataaaaaacttacATCCAGGTTCAAAGtcagaaataaaggaaaaacaaatatttgtccTTTTTAAATTGCATTAGATTATCAATAGTCTGGCTCAGTGTCTGGctcatgaaacattttctttatgtgaaagaggaggaggttcATTTGCAGttacacaataataaatatattaaatacacaGTGTTTAAAATATAGAACTTTAtcatatatttaaattaaaattcaatcagtatataaaatacatgGCTATGTATGAACAACTCAGAGGATAACAGCttaaattcacatttatttattctcagGGAAAAGTTAATTCTATAGTATTGTACATTATATTTTACAACACATTGTGTActgtattaaataaattaatcagtGTTGGTGTTACTactttttataaattaaatatctcGTTTCAGAACCAAAATTGAAGCTTAAGGAGGTTGTAGAGGATTCTCAGAACAGCTGGAGTATCAATGATTCTGATTGGAAACTGGAGACCCCCACCGCTGATAGAGACACTCGAGACCCCGACTGATACCAGCAGAGACCACCCAGTCtaactcacacagacacacacaaacacacacacacacacacacagacgcatgcATACTGCAACCTAAGACCACTCATTCTCATGCATAAATcatacacaaatgcacaaaaaaactacatttatatGCTCCAGTGTCCCACAAATATACAGCATAGATGATATATTTGTTGAGCAAACAAGccctgctttctctctctctcctctcctttacaaatacacacacattcagtccacatctgtaatggaaaaacaccccCTATTGTCCCTCCTTGGTAACCGTGAAACCATGACGTGGGCAATTTCAGGGAacttgtgcgtgtgtgagtgcctgcgtgcacaaacacagtcaTCCTGTCATCAAGTCATCCTGGATGAGGTCCAGGCTTGAGTCACCTTCGCTCCTGGAGGATGTGGGCACCTTATGATGTCTACATCATGTCTCCCAAATCACCACCACCCCATCAGCACCACACACCAACCCTCGCATTGGTACAGCTCCATGTGAGACGGACAGAGAGcaacagagggagaaagagagctCAAGCTAGTAACAAAGGGATCATCTTGGGATTATCTACTTCTGTAGCCCAAATTAACCTCATTCATACTAATAAGCTTCATTTCCAATCTGGCATGAGGTGAATCAAATGGATCTATTCTATTCGACTCTGTTCTATGTGAGTGTCAGGAGATTataattaaaagtaattatGCTTTCTAACGTTAAAAGCTTCTGTGACTTCAGTCTGGACAGTGGAAATTAAATGTCCTGCCGCCAAAACATCTAAAAAGCTTTTCATGCTTACTGACACTTACTTAGTGAGAGCAATAATTACAGAGAATTAcacgtgtgtgtgcacatggcAGAACTTTCTTCCTAATGCTTGAATTTCTACCTCaattctctcactttctctcttctgcCAAATTTCTCATGAATACGGTACTTTTTTACACCAGGTTTTGCTTTTTGACACAACATCATCTACAACAATACCAAGTGatattatcattaaaaaaaccaAGCAAAGTTGCAGTTTCACTTTAGCTtctttaagctcattgtttggtttggtttttacGGCTTTACTGTTGTTGTTCATTCTCACTGCTTTCAGCATCATTTCTACCCGCAGCAGACGGCTGTTATCAACAAAAAACCCATTGTACCCTATATACTTGTCCAGCACCAAATGgtagacaaagttagtgactagctggtgaactaTTTTCCACAGGAGCTGATGGAGACCAAGCCAGAGCTACTGTttgagagtgaatattagacttcaCTACAACACCTTTTTaaagtgataataataatagtaatagtattaATAGTATATAATCGTTTTACAGGTTGTTACACTGCCCCTAAGTTGccaaaaatatctaaaaaatgcaggtttaagcaTAGAAACAGCTACTTTTTCTGGTTTATAGTCAAAATTTACTACACACGCACTTTCATTTAGCACTTTAAAGTGTTGATGGGCAGCTTTTAACAGCCACCACAGATATGTATGTAATCTAGGAGAGTACAAACAACTCTCCAGTCAACACCAAATAATATTCACTATTCATTCAACGCTTATTGACACAGGAATGAGACATACAGTGACGGCTCAGTGATGTATGTAATCAGACATAATGAGTTCGAGCTTTTTGTTTGGCTATGGTGAATGCAATGTTGACATTAAGCTCCAGTTAactaccattttatttattacaacaTCACTCATTCCCAGTGTTTAGCAACATCCTGCGGATAGCAGTGAAGCACTGCGCCACCCTGCTGACTTGCCCTGATTTGTCCCAATGGGTCTGTAGtttttgcatgattcacagacacacacacacacacacacaccaccatctCTCTAGGTCAACTTCAAGGTAACTTCTTGTTAAGTCTATTGTCTTGTCCCTTGTCTCCTTATCCTTTGTTGCTCATTCCAGTCTATCACCCCCCTCCCTTTCCcatttccttccttctcctccttcttcttccttcataCTCACATGTAATCTGATAATCAATGGCAACAACCCCTCTATTTACTGTCTTCATCAATCATTCACCTTTCTACCACCTTACAGTGGAAAACTACCCTGATGATTGTGTAAAATGGGTCAGAACTAATTGCGCTTTCCTTTCCATTGAAACTCTGACCTTCCACTGGCTTTGTTTATCTTTTGATTTGACCTAATTTTTCTGAACTGGAGGCATTTATCAGGCATTTTTTAGCATTATCAAGTCATTagtgtaaatatactgtagttgaGGTATTTTTCTCCATTGGAAGGATCTAACACCCTAGATTGTGACGCTGAAGTCCTTTCTTCAGCTTGGTACTGCCTGgaaaactgtcaaaacaaagACATAACTCAACAAATAATTCTCCAGTGTACAGTTAGTTTAATGTAAACAGTTGATTGACGGTTGATTTCCTATTGTAGTCGAAGCATAATGAGATGTACAGCTTGATTGTACAGTACGCCCTATTTAATCACTTTCCATAGACATAGTTATTGGACATCTGTGACTTCATATACACCCTTCCTTTCTCTtactctctttctgtctcagtacagacacacacacacacacacacacatatccctGATGAGGCCTTGGCATGATTCCCAGAACTTCCCATCCGATTCCTAACAGCACAGGGTTGTGACCCACACATAGGCATCCATGCTTGAGCACACAATACAGGCACAAGCACATGAAATctcacatttcaaatgtttgagGGTACTTAAATCCAACAAAACTGTGTGCTAGAGATTTGACAGCATTTTATCACATCTAGATCTCTCTAGTTTCTATTTAGGTTCAGCTTTCAATGATTTCACTAACAAAATGGTTAAATAATGTTATATTTAAAAACTAAATCCCAAAGATAGACATTCAAAGAACTAAATTATGATTCAATAAGAGATTTGTTAGACTTGGCGCTTCATAAATCCAGAA
It encodes:
- the sema4f gene encoding semaphorin-4F, with amino-acid sequence MTPGGAMWILLSVCCLLSGASRAATLSGLGDTVLGPEKFGGVANFSTFLLDRSTGMLFLGARDAILAVDTNKLNQSPRKIVWDVPEEKRKSCVAKGKTEVDCNNYIRLLEFLGDGRIYVCGTYAFDPQCAFLERSTFTLEKAEDNGVKMETGKGKCPFEPSQHYTAVMAGGILYTAATSNFLGTLFDISRATGPEQERIRTERSINWLSDPEFVSSAFIEETPDSNPTGDDDKIYFFFTEVAKEYDLYTKVKVPRVARVCKSDVGGMKTLQRRWTTFLKAQLVCEDKPSGQRYNILTDVFTTQHTPGDPSSTHFYGLFTSQWENEELSAVCVFSLSDISKVMDGSFKELKKTCENWINPEPVPTPRPGQCLNNALKAEGFESSLKLPDKVLTFVRDHPLMENSVTAAPLLVRKGIRYTKLAVTQMGGREERRGAVLHLGTDRGELHRVAVVGQNATLLQEIPLFTSQEPVNNILLHQGWTLVGSPLSLARVQAEGCGLYPSCEVCARARELGCVWSTKEKACRFTMAEPGPGDMVDDALRRCDAVEGRCSPSIRELRVSKGLRLLLPCVQLSPRPCSWEHPPHRHTRQHHSDLEVTVSEDSLGKYICTCQEAGPGIRDPTPCRRAAYQLTLEDPSAGGAVATPGGRHVMAFYIIFFLCGVAFTVCIYCFVTHRRNLRDQGHHLPDNSLSSEKGRDLLGSSATPQSPSSASLLSEGFRLTEKRNGTATTNTTTTLLSNQGNGGHHGNSYSGTVISSNPSNGHGNALYANCNTSSSGLKFSEILAPDMLDGRTGERERGRPEGGERESGEGGEVDEGLGDGLDGLKGLEEELASFPVFKTPAPLAKCEESSI